The following nucleotide sequence is from Cryptosporangium aurantiacum.
GATCTCGGCGAAGATCTTCTTGTAGACCTCGACGTCGGCGACCGCGTCGAGCTGTTGCACCGCGGCGTCGTTCTCCAGGTAGACGATTCCTGGTTCGTCGCCGGGGAAGTCGAAGATGCTGATCAGGCTGCTCATGCCCGGGTGCGGACCGTCGGCGAACCGCAGCAGGCGGATCTCGACGTTCGGGCGTTGGCTCATCGCCACCAAATGGGTGATCTGCGCCCGCCGCTGCTCCTGGGTGCCCCAGTGGTACAGCAGCGAGGCCTCGGTCAGTACCGCGACGAGTTCGACCCCGGGTCCGTCGTCGCTCGGCTCGAGCACCTGCTGACGCCGCTGGCGGGCCTCCAGCGCCCGGGCGCGCCACTGTGCCGACTTGGTCCCGACGTGCATGTGCGCCTCGGTGTAGGCGGTGGTCTGGAGCAGGCCGGGCAGGATCAGCGGCATGTAGAGGGAGATGCGGACGGCGTCCGACTCGAAGCCGGCGTACTCGCCGTCCTCGAACACGTCGCTGTACTCGCGCCACCAGGACCGGCCGCGGGCGAGCATCGCGAGCGCCTCCAGGTCCTCACGATCGGCGTCCGGCACCCCGTAGATCCGCAGCAGGTCGCGGACGTCGCTCATCTCGGGGCGCTTCCAG
It contains:
- a CDS encoding helix-turn-helix domain-containing protein; amino-acid sequence: MRTTYGATVAKRRLARRLVELRVENGYTANQVCDKLNWGRGKVGRFEANVWKRPEMSDVRDLLRIYGVPDADREDLEALAMLARGRSWWREYSDVFEDGEYAGFESDAVRISLYMPLILPGLLQTTAYTEAHMHVGTKSAQWRARALEARQRRQQVLEPSDDGPGVELVAVLTEASLLYHWGTQEQRRAQITHLVAMSQRPNVEIRLLRFADGPHPGMSSLISIFDFPGDEPGIVYLENDAAVQQLDAVADVEVYKKIFAEIRSAALEPGATTEYLEKLADTLD